Proteins encoded within one genomic window of Bacteroidota bacterium:
- a CDS encoding sterol desaturase family protein, whose translation MENNPEVRMKEIKDSGSGQIFSSPALERLSKASPFVSVGVYLLIIAGLLMWAYAARVTSNAWTGLALFVGAYFSWTLFEYLFHRFVNHLDTFFPDSEAVRKFDYAIHGIHHEFPRDTKRLIMPPLPGTLIILVLLGLFWLAMGAYVLVFMPGFLLGYLSYAFIHYATHAWKPPKARFLKALWRHHALHHYKHPDKAFGVSTPIWDYVFRTMPPDRKKGTS comes from the coding sequence ATGGAAAACAATCCAGAAGTGCGCATGAAGGAGATTAAAGATTCAGGGAGCGGTCAGATTTTTAGTTCACCCGCGCTCGAACGGCTATCAAAAGCTTCTCCCTTTGTATCTGTAGGAGTCTACCTGCTCATCATTGCCGGTCTCTTGATGTGGGCATACGCTGCGCGTGTAACGAGCAACGCATGGACCGGGCTTGCTCTTTTTGTTGGGGCATACTTCAGTTGGACGCTATTCGAGTATCTTTTTCATCGCTTTGTAAACCATCTCGATACATTCTTTCCGGATTCAGAAGCCGTACGCAAATTTGACTATGCGATTCACGGCATTCATCACGAATTTCCCCGCGATACAAAACGCCTGATCATGCCCCCTTTACCCGGCACGCTGATCATTCTTGTATTGCTTGGATTGTTCTGGCTAGCTATGGGGGCGTACGTCCTCGTGTTTATGCCAGGCTTCCTTTTAGGATACCTGTCTTACGCTTTTATTCACTATGCTACCCATGCCTGGAAGCCGCCCAAAGCGCGTTTCTTAAAGGCTTTGTGGCGGCATCATGCGCTACATCACTATAAACACCCGGATAAAGCGTTTGGTGTATCGACGCCCATTTGGGACTACGTTTTTCGCA